From the Neobacillus sp. PS3-34 genome, the window CAAGTGATGCCAATTACCATGGACATCTTGATAACACGATTCGAAAAGCCGGATCTTCCTCCAATATGAACAATATTAGGAGGGCTGCTGCATCAGTGAAAAATGTAAAGGATGTGCATTCAGTCGCTTACGGTACCTCAGTAGTCATTGCAGTGGATCTAATCGATAAAACCCGCGCAAAAGAGACGAAGAGACGTATAAAGGATGCGGTAAAACCGTATCTTGGCGGAAAAACCTGTACCGTAATTGTGGATGAAGGAACCTTTAGCCGCAATGGAAATGTCCACAATGATATAAGTGAAGGCGGAGCAAGATAACCTTCTGACAAGCTATCCAGAAAAGTGAGGAGCAAAGCGAATAGCTTTGCTTCTTCTTATTTTTGGCTCTTTTAGCAAGGATTGTTGTTTTCGGGACAAATTCTAATATTAGAGTTTGTTCGGAAATCTTCTGATTCGGACTTGATTGCCCTTGAGTTTATCAACACTGTCCGAATAAGGTGAAACGGTCTTCATAAGCGTGGCCATGGGCAAAATCCCAGCAAAAAAGATATCCAAAGGAGCGATGAAGACCGAAATCCCTGCCTCGAGAGCAGAAAATGGTCTTCATAAAGGGAATGAAGACCGAAACGCCTGTCTAAGGAGAAGGAAACGGTCTTCATAAGCGAGGTCATGGCCAAAAACCCAGCAAAAAAGATACCCAAAAGAGCAATGAAGACCGAAATCCCTACCTCGAGAGCAGAAAATGGTCTTCATTAGGGGAATGAAGACCGAAACGCATGTCTAAGGTGGAAGAAATGGTCATCATAAGTGAGATAAAGGCCAAAACCCCCTCTGATTCGGACTCGATTACCATTGAATACACCAATATTAGTCTTGGTGGTATCTAAGTGAGCAAAATTATTACAGCATAAGAAAACCAGTTTCCAGCATCCATTTTTATAAAAATATGGTTTAAATGTTTCACAGAAAACTTGTGTTCTAATATAGGATAATCATGGTCACACAGGGCAGACTAGATATTGGAAGCACGGTAAAATCTAATAAAAGAGGTGATCATGCATGAGGGGCAAAAGAACAGCATTAAAAGCTTGCGTCATTAACGCGATCGTTCTTCTCTTCATGTTAACAGCTGGATCTCCTGGAACTGTCCATGCCGCTTTGGAGAAGCCAAGTAATATTCTTGATACAAAACCAAGGGAGCCCCAACATTTAACGGTAATCCTTGAGCGGAATTATCTGGATGGAGAAGTAAGTGAAGAAGTGATCAAGGAAAAAATCTGGTCCATGGAAGATTTCTGGGTGAAATATGAACAGTGGCAGCTGGAAGATATGGACGGTAAGAAAATCGTGTTTAAAAAGCAAATTGATGACATATCTCCATTATTAAAAACAAATGGATACTTTGGTTTAAGCAGAGAGGGCATCTTAACCATTTACTATGGAAAGCCGGACCACTCAAAAATTATCCAATCCTTTTTTCAAATAGATATTAGAAAGCTTGAGAGTAATAAGCAGGCTGAATTGCAGCAGGGCATTCCCATTAAAACGAAAGACCGATATGTTGATGTTTTGGAAAGTTTTAAGGAATACTCGACTGAAGCGGGAACAAAAAATTAACGCAACAAAGACCAGGCAATCCTGCCTGGTCTTTGTTGGTTTCTAGTCATTTATTTATTTTTGGTAGCTTGTTACGATATAATTGCCATCTTTTAATTCAACTGTATATGTTCCGTGGTCTGTTGTCTTAACTGTGCCTTTATTGGCATCGCCTTCAAACGTAGCATCCTTTTGCGTTGTTTCAAGGAATGATGGCGCGAAGAAAGGATCTGCTTTTACAATCGTTTGTCCTTCAGCCGTTTTCTTGCCTGTTGTGTAATAGGCAACGATTTGCTTTGCAAGGTCTTCTCCATAATATTTTGTTAAAAATGTTTCAGCAGCAGCTTCATCTGCGAAACTTGGATTTAAAATTGGAGTTGTACCATCAGCAGCAACATCATGTTGGTAAACAGTTGCTGATTTACCTTCAGCCATTCTGATTGCATTATACATTTTTGCTTTTACTTGATCAGTTAAAGCGTTTTTGTTTTCTTTCTTCACTGTTGTGTCCTTCGTTTTATCAGAAGAACAGCCAGCTACTGAAAAAATCAGTGTAAGTACTGCAAGTAGAGCTAGTAGTTTTTTCATTCTCGTTTTACCCCCGTCAGAAAATTTGAACCTTTCCCATTATAAAGAAATCATAAACATCTTGGCAACTATTTTCTTCTTCAACTGAGAAAAGGTATGATAGAATGAGGTACAGCAAAGCAGAGGAGAGAATCGTGTTGTATGAATTTATAAAAGGCAAAGTCGATTACATCAGCCCGGAATACATTGTTATAGAGAATAACGGGATCGGTTATCAAATTGCCACCCCCAATCCGTTTATCTATTCAGGTAAAATAGGAAACCAAATCATCATTTATACCTACCATTATGTTCGCGAGGATGTAATGTCCCTATACGGTTTTGAAACAAGAGAGGAAAAGACCTTATTTACCAAGCTAATCAATGTGACAGGCATAGGCCAAAGGGAGCTTTGGCTATTCTGGCATCCGGCCAGCCTGAGCAGGTTGTCGAGGCAATTGAAAATGAGGATGAAGCCTTTCTGGTAAAATTCCCTGGAGTAGGGAAGAAAACAGCGAGACAGATGATCCTTGATTTAAAAGGAAAGCTTCAAAATATAGTTCCTGACTTTTTCCCGAATTTATTCAATGCAGAAAGCAAAGTGAAATCTACAGAAAGCGCGTCAGCTTTTGAGGAAGCCATTTTAGCGTTAAGTGCACTTGGTTATTCTGAAAAGGAAATAAAAAAGATTTCTCCAGAATTACAGAAAGAACAGCTGTCAACTGACCAATATATTAAAAAAGCCCTACAGCGGCTTTTAAAATAAGGTGATATGAATGGAAGACAGGATTATTTCAAATGAAGCAAACCTCCAGGATCTGACCTTTGAGCAAAGCCTCCGACCGCAAACATTAAAACAATATATCGGACAGGATAAAGTAAAAGAAAATCTTGGTATCTTCATCGAAGCCGCGAAGCTTCGCCAGGAAACACTGGATCATGTTCTTTTATATGGTCCGCCTGGGCTTGGGAAAACAACACTTGCGACGATCATTGCGAATGAGATGGGAGTTAATATTCGGACTACCTCTGGACCGGCGATTGAGAGGCCTGGCGATCTTGCTGCGATATTGACTGCACTCGAGCCTGGTGATGTTTTGTTTATTGATGAAATCCACAGGCTCCCCCGGTCCATTGAGGAAGTATTGTACCCGGCGATGGAGGATTTTTGCCTCGATATTGTGATTGGCAAAGGCCTGGGCAAGGTCAGTGCGACTCGATTTGCCGCCATTTACCCTTGTCGGTGCCACAACAAGGGCAGGTTCTTTATCAGCTCCGTTGCGCGACAGATTTGGAGTTTTAAGCAGGCTCGAGTATTATAAGGAGGATCAATTAAAAAGTATTGTGGTCCGCACATCCGACCTTCTTGAAACTGAAATCGACGAATTGGCTGCGGCTGAAATCGCCAGGCGTTCAAGAGGGACCCCGAGGATTGCCAACCGTCTTCTGCGAAGAGTAAGGGATTATGCCCAGGTAAGAGGAAATGGAATTATCGATGTAATACTGGCAAACGAAGCGCTGGAATTATTGCAGGTAGACCGTTTGGGTCTAGATCATATAGACCATAAGCTTCTTTTAGGGATAATAGAGAAATACCGGGGAGGACCGGTGGCCTTGAAACCATATCGGCTACGATCGGTGAAGAATCAGAAACGATTGAAGATGTGTATGAACCATACCTTCTGCAAATTGGGTTCCTGCAAAGAACGCCTAGAGGACGGGTAGTAACAGAACTGGTTTACAGCCATTTTAATATCGAAGTACCTGCAAATTAATAAGCAACAAATTTTAAGAAAAGCGATAAAATGAACAGATAGGGTGTCTATATGAAAGTTGATTTGTTTGATTTTAATCTGCCAGAAGAATTGATTGCACAAGTACCGTTAACTAATCGGACGGATAGCCGCCTCATGGTTCTTGACAAGCAAACAGGTGAAATAAAAAATGAAACCTTTTCGAGTATAAAAGCGTATTTTAGACCTGGGGACTGTCTTGTCTTAAACGATACAAGAGTATTGCCGGCACGACTTTTTGGCGTAAAGGCCGACACAGGCGCAAAAATAGAGGTATTGCTGTTGAAGCAGCTCGAAGACGATGTATGGGAAACGCTGATAAAGCCGGCGAAGAGAGTAAAGGAAGGTACAGAAATTACTTTTGGAGACGGGCTTTTGACGGCTGTTTGCACGGGAACCTCCGAGCATGGCGGCAGGGCATTGAAGTTTCATTATGAAGGAATTTTTTATGAAATATTAGAAAAATTAGGAGAAATGCCACTTCCTCCGTATATTAAAGAGCAGCTTGATGATCGTGACCGTTATCAGACCGTTTTTGCAAGGGAACCGGGGTCTGCTGCAGCTCCGACAGCAGGACTGCACTTTACCGAGTCTTTATTGAATGAAGTAAGGGAAATGGGAGTACATGTTACCTTCATTACGCTGCATGTTGGCCTCGGCACGTTTAGGCCAGTCAGTGTGGAGGATGTTCTCGAGCACGATATGCACTCTGAATTTTACATCATGTCAGAGGGCACTGCCCGCCTGCTGAATCAGGTCAAAAGCGAAGGCGGCCGTATCATTACGGTTGGTACAACTTCAACCAGAACACTGGAAACAATAGCATCCGCGAATGATGGCATGTTTGTTGAAGGAAGCGGCTGGACAAGTATCTTTATCTATCCTGGCTACCAATTTAAAGCGATTGATGGGATGCTGACGAATTTTCATCTGCCTAAATCAACTTTAATCATGCTCGTCAGTGCGTTAGCTGGAAGGGAAAACGTCCTGCATGCCTATAATACGGCGGTGAAGGAGAAATACAGATTTTTCAGCTTTGGCGATGCCATGCTGATTATCTAGATTCAATTGCAAATGCAACAATGGAAGGAGACAAAGCTTTGACTGCAATACGCTATGAATTAATAAAAACCTGTAAACAGACGGGGCCCGGCTGGGAATCGTCCATACTCCCCATGGATCGTTCGAGACACCCGTTTTTATGCCTGTAGGGACACTTGCGACTGTAAAAACAATGTCACCTGAAGAACTTAAACAAATGGGTGCGAATATTATTTTGAGCAACACATACCATTTATGGCTGACGTGGCCATGAAATAGTTAAGGAAGCAGGCGGGCTGCACAAATTTATGAACTGGGATCGCTCGATTCTGACCGATTCAGGCGGATTCCAGGTTTTCAGTTTAAGTGACTTCCGTAAAATTGAGGAAGAAGGAGTTCATTTCCGAAATCATTTGAACGGCGATAAATTGTTTTTATCACCTGAAAAAGCGATGGAAATTCAAAATGCCCTTGGGTCAGATATCATGATGGCTTTTGATGAATGTCCGCCATTCCCGGCAACCTTTGATTATATGAAAAAGTCAGTGGAACGTACATCCCGCTGGGCAGAGCGCTGCCTCAATGCCCATCAGCGTCCTGGGGACCAAGGTTTGTTCGGTATTGTCCAGGGTGGGGAATTCGAGGAACTGCGTAAACAAAGTGCAAAAGACCTCATTTCACTTGATTTCCCTGGCTATGCTGTAGGAGGATTATCAGTAGGAGAACCAAAGGATGTCATGAATCGGGTTCTGGAGTTCACAACGCCTTTATTACCGTCAAACAAACCAAGATACTTGATGGGTGTAGGGTCTCCTGATTCATTAATTGATGGAGCCATCCGCGGGATTGATATGTTTGATTGCGTACTGCCTACTAGAATTGCCAGAAATGGTACACTGATGACAAGCTCTGGCCGCCTTGTAGTTAAAAACGCAAAATTTGCCCGTGACTTTGGTCCGCTTGATGAGAACTGCGACTGCTATACATGCAAAAATTATAGCAGGGCGTATATCAGACACCTGATTCGCACTGAAGAGACATTTGGGATCCGTTTAACGTCTTACCATAATCTTTACTTTCTGGTAAAATTGATGGAGCAGGTCAGACAGGCAATTCGTGAAGACCGGCTGGGTGATTTTAGGGAAGAATTTTTTGAACGTTATGGCTTCAATAAGCCTGACGCTAAAAATTTCTAATAGATATTTTTTGAAAGGAGGGAAAGAAATGGGTGGAGGACTTTTAGGAACAGTAGGACCATTAATCTTAATGTTTGTGCTGTTTTACTTTTTATTGATCCGTCCGCAGCAAAAACGCCAGAAATCTGTGCGTCAGATGCAAAGCGATCTTAAAAAGGGTGACAGAATAGTAACAATTGGTGGATTACATGGTTTTGTTGATGCAATTGATGAAAGCACTGTCGTAATTAAATGCGGTGATGGAAGCCGTCTTACATATGACCGTTCTGCAATTCGTGATGTTGTTCAAGCGACAGAGGATAAGTTATCCAAATAAGACCTGAAAAAGGAAGCCAGATAATGGCTTCCTTTTTTCATTATGCTGTCTTTCTTGAACTGGTTGAAATATTTACGCCCAGGATGCCGCCCATCATGGCAATAAGGATATAACAAACATGGTAGACGATTTGTTCTCCGGAAAATAGACGGTCATAGCCGAGGTATTGAAATAAAAAGACGATGACAGAATACATTAATCCCGTTAAACCACCGACAAGCCAGCCCTTTTGTTTCCCTTTGCCTCCAGATAAAAATCCTCCTCCGAACAGGCCGATGAAAGATACGGCCGTAACGATATACTGCAAGGAAATTTCACGGACAGAAGTAAATCGCAGGATTAATGAAAAAATCAGGCTGCTGGCTACCGCAAACACAAAAATAAAAATCAAACCGTACAAAAGAGATGATCCAATACTTTTCGATTCGATTTTCGTCCCCTCCCAACCAATGCCTACAGGCAAATTTCTTTTTTAGCTGCTTTCAAAGGGAATTGGGCCTAGGCAAACAGCTATCCCTAGTACAAGCATATTCTGGAGAAATAAAAATAGAATCAAAATTTTTCAAAGCCAAGGCTAAGAAGAAACGGAAAATAATCCCACTTATTTTCTTTGCTATCTATGTGGAAAATAAAAGCTGAAGTAAGTGAGGGGCGATATTACATGGGAGTTTACGGAATCATTATTTTGAGGACGATTGTTTTTTATGCACTCATCTTGATTATTTTTCGAATGATGGGCAAGAGGGAAATCGGAGAATTAAGCATATTGGACCTGGTTGTTTTTATTATGATCGCAGAAATGGCGGCTGTATCCATCGAGAATACAAAGGATTCCATTTTATTTACCATTCTTCCAATGGTGTTGTTAATGCTAATTCAAATTGGCTT encodes:
- a CDS encoding endonuclease is translated as MKKLLALLAVLTLIFSVAGCSSDKTKDTTVKKENKNALTDQVKAKMYNAIRMAEGKSATVYQHDVAADGTTPILNPSFADEAAAETFLTKYYGEDLAKQIVAYYTTGKKTAEGQTIVKADPFFAPSFLETTQKDATFEGDANKGTVKTTDHGTYTVELKDGNYIVTSYQK
- the queA gene encoding tRNA preQ1(34) S-adenosylmethionine ribosyltransferase-isomerase QueA; translation: MKVDLFDFNLPEELIAQVPLTNRTDSRLMVLDKQTGEIKNETFSSIKAYFRPGDCLVLNDTRVLPARLFGVKADTGAKIEVLLLKQLEDDVWETLIKPAKRVKEGTEITFGDGLLTAVCTGTSEHGGRALKFHYEGIFYEILEKLGEMPLPPYIKEQLDDRDRYQTVFAREPGSAAAPTAGLHFTESLLNEVREMGVHVTFITLHVGLGTFRPVSVEDVLEHDMHSEFYIMSEGTARLLNQVKSEGGRIITVGTTSTRTLETIASANDGMFVEGSGWTSIFIYPGYQFKAIDGMLTNFHLPKSTLIMLVSALAGRENVLHAYNTAVKEKYRFFSFGDAMLII
- the yajC gene encoding preprotein translocase subunit YajC, with amino-acid sequence MGGGLLGTVGPLILMFVLFYFLLIRPQQKRQKSVRQMQSDLKKGDRIVTIGGLHGFVDAIDESTVVIKCGDGSRLTYDRSAIRDVVQATEDKLSK
- a CDS encoding TIGR04086 family membrane protein; its protein translation is MYGLIFIFVFAVASSLIFSLILRFTSVREISLQYIVTAVSFIGLFGGGFLSGGKGKQKGWLVGGLTGLMYSVIVFLFQYLGYDRLFSGEQIVYHVCYILIAMMGGILGVNISTSSRKTA
- a CDS encoding intercompartmental signaling factor BofC gives rise to the protein MRGKRTALKACVINAIVLLFMLTAGSPGTVHAALEKPSNILDTKPREPQHLTVILERNYLDGEVSEEVIKEKIWSMEDFWVKYEQWQLEDMDGKKIVFKKQIDDISPLLKTNGYFGLSREGILTIYYGKPDHSKIIQSFFQIDIRKLESNKQAELQQGIPIKTKDRYVDVLESFKEYSTEAGTKN